A single Papaver somniferum cultivar HN1 unplaced genomic scaffold, ASM357369v1 unplaced-scaffold_85, whole genome shotgun sequence DNA region contains:
- the LOC113346005 gene encoding uncharacterized protein LOC113346005 yields MIYNFVQREEIDLITAFICVSMDEIVGSGQKTAMFWIRIHQIFVECNGNPYERDWAALKTKIKNIKKDVKEFVSILNVIYRQTKRGASHEDLKKDGREQFQEQTGQPFKYDACYELFTEKVPGYNYELTVSLNSELFNNNHNFVSHEDGTEVLPNGETRWKYKHNARPIGTKKAKMLSRQKKDREQGIFREGDEGTSSVKMEEDRIYQKSASILEYLKKT; encoded by the exons ATGATTTATAATTTTGTTCAGAGGGAAGAGATTGATCTTATTACTGCATTTATTTGTGTGAGTATGGACGAAATTGTGGGTTCGGGACAAAAAACCGCTATGTTTTGGATACGTATTCACCAAATTTTTGTCGAATGCAACGGAAATCCATATGAAAGAGATTGGGCAGCCTTAAAAACCAAGATAAAGAATATAAAAAAAGATGTCAAAGAATTCGTATCCATTCTTAACGTTATATATCGGCAAACCAAAAGAGGTGCGAGCCATGAAGATTTG AAAAAAGATGGTCGGGAGCAATTTCAGGAACAAACAGGACAACCATTCAAGTATGATGCATGTTATGAATTGTTTACAGAAAAGGTCCCTGGATATAATTATGAACTCACTGTGAGCCTAAATAGTGAGTTGTTTAATAATAATCATAACTTTGTATCACACGAAGATGGTACTGAAGTTCTTCCTAATGGAGAGACTCGTTGGAAATACAAGCATAATGCACGTCCTATAGGAACAAAAAAAGCCAAAATGTTATCCAGACAGAAGAAGGATCGTGAGCAAGGTATATTTAGAGAAGGTGACGAGGGAACATCTTCGgttaagatggaagaagataGGATCTATCAAAAAAGTGCTAGTATTTTGGAGTATCTTAAGAAAACatga